A section of the Nitrospirota bacterium genome encodes:
- a CDS encoding small ribosomal subunit Rsm22 family protein has translation MEKPDPQILSLAESVKQLSKLLTSDRESLPAAYLKDPQLRTAYLRYYLPANMKKVHLALTDLSLHPEWLLSRPRLRVLDLGAGPGTALLGLLAFFAQRQQRPSITCVAVDRVAENLRIAEDLFNSYRTNKKLDASLKTIRGDIESAEFAAEEPFDLVIFSNVLNELFPFDEDRTARRIDIVNTALSKSLAEGGSCIIIEPALRETSRDLLEVRDGLLQQGFFVFSPCLIGTKCPACENPRDWCHEDIPWDPPQLIKQIDKLAGLRKDSLKFSYLVLRKDSRSLSDMFGPDAYRVVSEPLITKGKIEFYLCGLEGRKLVTRLDKDRSPLNVHFEKLSRGAIVSFERLRNEGTRFKVEQLTEVIIHKHLQ, from the coding sequence ATGGAAAAGCCTGACCCGCAGATACTGTCTCTTGCAGAAAGCGTGAAGCAGCTTTCAAAACTGCTCACGTCGGACCGGGAGAGCCTGCCCGCCGCCTACCTGAAGGATCCGCAGCTCCGCACTGCCTACCTCCGCTACTATCTTCCCGCGAATATGAAGAAGGTCCACCTGGCACTGACGGACCTTTCGCTCCATCCCGAGTGGCTGCTGTCCCGGCCGAGGCTGAGGGTCCTCGATCTGGGGGCCGGACCCGGAACGGCCCTGCTCGGGCTGCTCGCGTTCTTCGCGCAGCGGCAGCAGCGGCCGTCGATCACCTGCGTGGCCGTGGACCGCGTGGCGGAGAACCTCCGCATCGCCGAGGACCTGTTCAATTCGTACCGGACGAACAAGAAGCTCGATGCCTCGCTCAAGACGATCCGGGGAGACATCGAGAGCGCGGAGTTCGCCGCGGAAGAGCCCTTCGACCTCGTCATCTTCTCGAACGTCTTGAACGAGCTGTTCCCCTTCGACGAGGACCGCACCGCCCGGCGGATCGACATTGTCAATACGGCGCTGAGCAAGAGCCTCGCCGAGGGAGGGAGCTGCATCATCATCGAGCCCGCCCTCCGGGAAACCTCGCGTGACCTGCTCGAGGTCAGGGATGGCCTCCTGCAGCAGGGCTTCTTCGTTTTCTCCCCGTGCCTCATCGGCACGAAATGTCCCGCCTGCGAAAACCCGCGCGACTGGTGCCACGAGGACATTCCCTGGGACCCCCCGCAGCTCATCAAGCAGATCGACAAGCTGGCGGGTCTGCGGAAGGATTCCCTCAAGTTCTCCTATCTCGTTCTGCGGAAGGACAGCCGCTCCCTGTCCGACATGTTCGGCCCCGACGCGTACCGTGTCGTGAGCGAGCCTCTGATCACGAAGGGCAAGATCGAATTCTACCTCTGCGGCCTGGAAGGGCGCAAGCTTGTCACCCGGCTTGACAAGGACCGCTCCCCGCTGAACGTCCACTTCGAGAAGCTGAGCCGGGGCGCCATCGTGAGCTTCGAACGGCTGCGCAACGAAGGGACGCGGTTCAAGGTCGAGCAGCTGACCGAGGTCATCATCCACAAGCATTTGCAATAA
- the greB gene encoding transcription elongation factor GreB, producing the protein MSRYRPPQQPGSKYITPEGKKRLADEFEFLWREKRPEVTAALAAAAAEGDRSENAEYIYRKKQLREIDARLQHLKDRLEHIMVVSGRPADPSKVFFGAWVRLEDGGGNVSEYRIVGPDEFDHSKGLISMDSPMARALMKKGEGDEVVVKRPKGEAVFTIIAVRYEVLG; encoded by the coding sequence ATGAGCAGATACCGTCCGCCACAACAACCCGGATCGAAATACATCACGCCGGAAGGGAAGAAGCGCCTGGCTGACGAGTTCGAATTTCTCTGGCGCGAAAAGCGGCCCGAGGTGACCGCGGCGCTGGCTGCCGCGGCTGCGGAGGGAGACCGCTCCGAGAACGCCGAGTACATCTACCGGAAGAAGCAGCTGCGCGAGATCGACGCCAGGCTCCAACACCTCAAGGATCGGCTCGAACACATCATGGTCGTTTCGGGCAGGCCGGCCGATCCATCGAAGGTCTTCTTCGGAGCCTGGGTGCGGCTCGAGGACGGGGGGGGGAACGTGTCGGAATACCGGATCGTCGGTCCCGACGAGTTCGACCATTCGAAGGGGCTTATCAGCATGGACTCCCCCATGGCGAGGGCCCTCATGAAAAAGGGCGAGGGCGACGAGGTGGTGGTAAAACGCCCCAAGGGCGAGGCAGTCTTCACGATCATCGCGGTCCGATACGAGGTACTCGGATAG
- a CDS encoding 16S rRNA (uracil(1498)-N(3))-methyltransferase, with translation MNLILLFKEDFVDGTSRVRLEGRRLKHVLEVHRARVGDELCVGLADDLIGTGRVILLDRGSLEMEVRLEQKPPDPLPATLILALPRPKVLRRVLRSVTAMGVKRIVLLNAYRVERSYWSSPVLGPGSLRQELITGLEQSRDTMMPEVLVQPLFKLFVEDELPRLSKDTLTLVAHPGASSPCPRGAQGPVTLAVGPEGGFIPYEIEKLESAGFSPVHCGERILNVEAAVPALLARLW, from the coding sequence ATGAATCTTATCCTGCTGTTCAAAGAAGATTTCGTGGACGGCACATCCCGCGTGCGGCTCGAGGGCCGGAGGCTGAAGCACGTCCTCGAAGTGCACCGGGCGCGCGTGGGCGACGAGCTCTGTGTGGGTCTGGCCGATGACCTAATAGGGACCGGAAGGGTCATTCTGCTCGACCGTGGCAGTCTCGAGATGGAGGTCAGGCTCGAGCAAAAACCGCCTGACCCGCTTCCTGCAACGCTCATCCTCGCCCTGCCCAGGCCGAAAGTTCTTCGAAGGGTACTCCGGTCCGTGACGGCAATGGGTGTGAAACGCATCGTGCTCTTGAACGCCTACCGGGTCGAGAGAAGCTACTGGTCGAGCCCGGTGCTCGGTCCCGGGAGTCTGCGGCAGGAGTTGATCACGGGTCTCGAGCAGTCCCGGGACACGATGATGCCTGAAGTGTTGGTCCAGCCCCTGTTCAAACTGTTCGTGGAAGATGAACTGCCCCGCCTCAGCAAGGACACGCTGACATTGGTCGCCCATCCCGGAGCTTCCTCGCCCTGTCCACGCGGTGCGCAGGGCCCCGTCACCCTGGCCGTCGGGCCTGAAGGCGGCTTCATTCCCTACGAGATCGAGAAACTCGAATCCGCTGGGTTCTCTCCTGTTCATTGCGGCGAACGCATCCTGAACGTCGAGGCCGCGGTGCCCGCCCTGCTCGCGCGGCTGTGGTGA
- the arfB gene encoding alternative ribosome rescue aminoacyl-tRNA hydrolase ArfB has protein sequence MIAVTRNIALDEKEIELHFVRASGPGGQNVNKVSSAVQLRFDIGNSPSLPGDVRNRLVRLAGRRITQDGILILEARRHRTQERNREDALLRLIELVREAARRPTPRKKTRPSKASREKRIESKKRRADVKKKRRPAPFD, from the coding sequence GTGATCGCTGTCACCAGAAATATCGCACTGGACGAAAAAGAGATCGAGCTTCACTTTGTCCGGGCCTCGGGTCCGGGCGGTCAGAACGTGAACAAGGTCTCGAGTGCGGTCCAGCTCAGGTTCGACATCGGGAATTCGCCCTCCCTTCCCGGAGATGTGCGCAACCGCCTGGTCCGGCTCGCGGGCCGGCGCATCACGCAGGACGGAATCCTCATCCTCGAAGCGCGCCGGCATCGCACGCAGGAGCGAAACCGCGAGGATGCGCTCCTGCGACTCATCGAACTGGTCCGAGAGGCAGCGCGCAGGCCCACGCCGAGGAAAAAGACAAGGCCTTCGAAGGCGTCGAGGGAAAAACGGATCGAGAGCAAGAAGAGAAGGGCAGACGTAAAGAAGAAGCGCAGGCCCGCACCATTCGACTGA
- a CDS encoding spermidine synthase: protein MAKPWHTIDKADTPDGVLELRQRGEGDFLILINGRVLMNSSASRSELALGRVAGLAAGMPRPRVLIGGLGMGLTLRAALDVLPPASRVVVAELNPIILRWCQGPLSGLTKNAVHDTRVMILLEDVSRVITQAAQPHAEKFGAILIDLYEGPHAKTDPVNDRFYGSGALEATADALSTGGVFAVWCEQGDAAFERRLQSAGFSVDRERPGRGGLRHAVYIGRISRTARPHPAGDLIRS from the coding sequence ATGGCCAAGCCCTGGCATACCATAGACAAGGCGGATACACCCGACGGCGTTCTTGAGCTTCGGCAGCGCGGAGAAGGCGATTTCCTGATCCTGATCAACGGACGGGTGCTCATGAACAGCAGCGCCAGCCGGTCGGAGCTTGCGCTTGGCCGGGTTGCCGGGCTTGCCGCGGGAATGCCCCGACCGCGCGTGCTCATCGGCGGTCTCGGCATGGGCCTCACTCTGCGCGCGGCGCTCGATGTCCTGCCTCCTGCCTCACGCGTGGTTGTCGCAGAACTGAACCCCATCATCCTGCGGTGGTGCCAGGGCCCGCTTTCGGGACTGACGAAAAACGCCGTTCACGACACCCGCGTGATGATCCTGCTAGAGGACGTTTCCCGGGTGATTACGCAGGCAGCTCAACCCCATGCGGAAAAGTTCGGCGCCATCCTCATCGATCTGTACGAAGGGCCCCATGCGAAGACAGATCCGGTCAATGACCGCTTCTACGGGTCCGGGGCGCTGGAGGCAACGGCGGATGCTCTTTCAACGGGAGGGGTGTTCGCTGTCTGGTGTGAGCAGGGAGATGCGGCCTTTGAACGACGTCTGCAGAGTGCGGGTTTTTCTGTTGACCGGGAGAGGCCCGGACGCGGAGGTCTGCGCCATGCGGTGTACATCGGGCGGATATCACGCACTGCCCGCCCGCATCCGGCAGGAGACCTGATCCGTTCCTGA
- a CDS encoding DUF1573 domain-containing protein produces the protein MLMKPLLTLLLFLMPVLAAAQPAIEFTAERHDFGTVMKGPTLEHAFEFRNAGTEDLIIREVNTT, from the coding sequence ATGCTCATGAAACCCCTTTTGACCCTGTTGCTGTTTCTCATGCCAGTCCTTGCCGCAGCCCAGCCCGCCATCGAATTCACGGCGGAACGCCACGACTTCGGGACTGTCATGAAGGGTCCCACGCTGGAACACGCCTTCGAGTTCAGAAATGCCGGAACCGAGGATTTGATCATCAGGGAAGTGAACACGACCTGA
- a CDS encoding rhodanese-like domain-containing protein, which yields MKRGSLFVALVFFLGGAGMHAVAAEKTPDQMVKDAKATIREVSIDDVRKMVDAKDSVIILDVRDKNELEEGKIPGAMNISRGMLEFKVGSTIPDKTARIVVYCGLDLRGPLATKTLNDLGYVNAVNMAGGLKAWKAAGYPLAK from the coding sequence ATGAAGAGAGGTTCGCTATTTGTTGCCCTGGTGTTCTTCCTGGGCGGCGCCGGTATGCATGCAGTGGCAGCGGAGAAAACGCCGGACCAGATGGTGAAGGATGCGAAGGCGACGATCAGAGAGGTGTCCATCGACGACGTCAGGAAGATGGTCGATGCGAAGGACAGCGTGATCATCCTGGACGTGCGCGACAAAAATGAGCTCGAGGAAGGGAAGATCCCCGGCGCCATGAATATCTCAAGGGGCATGCTCGAGTTCAAGGTCGGGTCAACGATCCCGGACAAGACGGCGCGCATCGTCGTCTACTGCGGCCTCGATCTGCGCGGGCCGCTGGCCACGAAAACGTTGAATGACCTGGGCTATGTGAACGCGGTGAACATGGCGGGAGGGCTCAAGGCCTGGAAGGCGGCCGGGTATCCGCTTGCGAAATAG
- a CDS encoding (2Fe-2S)-binding protein — protein MNEEEILDNLKMICRCKAIRKKVFLKHLQAGASTVAALQKATGAGTGSCKGKECIPRIVELLHERKQRK, from the coding sequence ATGAACGAAGAAGAGATCCTTGACAATTTGAAGATGATCTGCCGGTGCAAGGCCATCAGGAAGAAGGTGTTCCTCAAGCACCTCCAGGCCGGCGCTTCGACCGTGGCTGCGCTCCAAAAAGCCACAGGAGCCGGCACCGGCTCCTGTAAGGGAAAAGAATGCATACCGCGGATTGTTGAGCTGCTGCACGAGAGAAAGCAGCGAAAATAG
- a CDS encoding ATP-binding cassette domain-containing protein, whose product MALVNLQDIKVSFGGPLLLEGVDLSIDRGERVCLVGRNGTGKSTIMRLITGEVKPDGGRIVYQQGVRITLLTQEVPHALFGSVFDVVSSAFGEEGKLLAAYHHVSARLAHDHSEQLMAELEDVQHKFESAGGWQMQQRVEEILTRLQLPGDAEFSELSGGLKRRVLLARALAGGPDLLLLDEPTNHLDIDSIAWLEEFLLSFGGTLLFVTHDRALLQKLATRIVDLDRGRLTSWPGSYQAYLELKQASLDAEAVESAKFDKKLAAEEVWIRQGVKARRTRNEGRVRALKELRRIRSERREVTGTVRMQTQEAERTGKLVIEASKVNHAYGGRPVIRDFSTTIIRGDKVGIIGPNGSGKTTLLKVLLGELKPQGGRVKHGTNLEVAYLDQHREQLNDEKTVQDNVANDSDYVTINGNRRHVIGYLQDFLFSPERARNPVKVLSGGERNRLLLARLFAKPSNVLVLDEPTNDLDIETLDLLEELLMEYPGTVLLVSHDRTFLNNVVTSSIVFEGEGRVKEYVGGYDDWLRQRGRKEEAPVRKEEKKELRPQKEKPRKLTFKEQKEFETLPQKIEALEAEQQQILASMADPNFYRESGDKVSEYKARLEVLEKELAGAYKRWGELDAAKG is encoded by the coding sequence ATGGCACTTGTCAATTTACAGGATATCAAGGTCAGCTTTGGCGGACCCTTGCTGCTCGAAGGCGTCGATCTTTCGATCGACCGCGGTGAACGGGTCTGCCTCGTGGGCAGGAACGGGACCGGCAAGTCAACGATCATGCGGTTGATCACGGGCGAAGTGAAGCCGGACGGCGGCAGGATCGTGTACCAGCAGGGCGTGCGGATCACGCTCCTGACGCAGGAGGTGCCCCACGCGCTTTTCGGGAGCGTATTCGATGTCGTATCGAGCGCCTTCGGCGAAGAGGGGAAACTGCTGGCGGCGTATCACCACGTGAGCGCAAGGCTGGCCCATGACCACAGCGAGCAGCTTATGGCCGAACTCGAGGACGTCCAGCACAAGTTTGAGTCAGCCGGGGGGTGGCAGATGCAGCAGCGGGTCGAGGAGATCCTGACCCGGCTGCAGCTCCCGGGGGACGCGGAGTTTTCCGAGCTTTCGGGCGGTCTCAAGCGCCGGGTATTGCTCGCCAGGGCACTGGCGGGAGGACCGGACCTCTTGCTCCTTGACGAGCCCACGAACCATCTCGACATCGATTCCATCGCCTGGCTCGAAGAGTTTCTGCTCTCCTTCGGCGGGACCCTGCTCTTCGTGACCCACGACCGGGCGCTGCTGCAGAAGCTCGCGACCCGGATCGTTGATCTCGACCGGGGAAGATTGACGAGCTGGCCCGGAAGTTATCAGGCCTACCTCGAGCTGAAGCAGGCGTCACTCGACGCCGAGGCCGTGGAGAGCGCCAAGTTCGACAAGAAGCTTGCCGCGGAAGAGGTCTGGATCAGGCAGGGCGTCAAGGCACGCCGGACCCGGAACGAAGGCAGGGTGCGGGCCCTGAAGGAACTGCGCAGGATACGGAGCGAGCGGCGCGAAGTGACGGGAACCGTACGCATGCAGACGCAGGAGGCGGAGCGGACCGGCAAGCTCGTGATCGAGGCGTCGAAGGTGAACCACGCTTATGGCGGCCGCCCCGTTATTCGCGATTTCTCAACGACCATTATCCGGGGCGATAAGGTCGGCATCATCGGACCGAACGGATCGGGCAAGACGACCCTGCTGAAAGTGCTGCTGGGGGAACTGAAACCGCAGGGGGGCAGGGTGAAACACGGAACGAATCTCGAAGTCGCTTATCTCGACCAGCACCGCGAGCAGCTCAATGATGAGAAGACGGTGCAGGACAACGTCGCGAACGACAGCGATTATGTGACCATAAATGGGAACAGGCGCCACGTGATCGGGTATCTGCAGGACTTTCTGTTCTCGCCCGAGCGCGCGCGCAACCCGGTGAAGGTCCTGTCCGGCGGCGAACGCAACAGGCTGCTGCTCGCCCGGCTCTTCGCCAAACCGTCGAACGTGCTCGTTCTGGACGAACCCACGAACGACCTCGACATAGAGACGCTCGACCTGCTCGAAGAGCTCTTGATGGAATATCCCGGCACGGTCCTGCTGGTCAGCCACGACCGTACCTTCCTGAATAATGTGGTCACCAGTTCGATCGTATTCGAGGGCGAAGGCCGGGTGAAGGAGTATGTCGGCGGATACGACGACTGGCTGCGGCAACGCGGGAGAAAGGAAGAGGCCCCGGTCAGGAAAGAAGAGAAAAAAGAGCTGCGCCCGCAGAAAGAAAAGCCGCGCAAGCTTACCTTTAAGGAGCAGAAGGAATTCGAAACCCTGCCGCAGAAGATCGAAGCGCTTGAAGCGGAACAGCAACAGATCCTTGCATCAATGGCGGACCCGAACTTCTATCGTGAGAGCGGGGACAAGGTTTCCGAATACAAGGCGAGGCTTGAGGTCCTGGAGAAAGAACTTGCCGGTGCGTATAAACGGTGGGGGGAGCTGGATGCGGCGAAAGGATAG
- a CDS encoding YtxH domain-containing protein: MGEKIEKRGGSFLVPFLAGSLVGAGVALLLAPKSGRELRKDITDIAASTRDKVVETVEKGRELYVEGTTAVKNAIDAGKTAYLEEIDKRRQAA, from the coding sequence ATGGGAGAAAAAATTGAGAAAAGAGGGGGTTCGTTCCTGGTACCATTCCTGGCGGGCAGCCTCGTAGGGGCAGGGGTCGCGCTTCTGCTGGCGCCGAAATCGGGAAGGGAACTGAGGAAGGACATCACGGACATTGCGGCGAGCACCCGTGACAAGGTCGTCGAGACCGTTGAGAAGGGCAGGGAGCTGTATGTAGAGGGCACTACGGCTGTCAAGAATGCCATTGATGCCGGTAAAACAGCGTATCTTGAGGAGATAGATAAACGTCGGCAGGCTGCCTGA
- the dusB gene encoding tRNA dihydrouridine synthase DusB — translation MSIREILQQNPLVLAPMAGITDFPFRMICKRLGAGLVYSEMLSVEALVREHKRTKGMLKTDPDERPVVFQIFGSKPESLAEAARIVSRGDVDFIDINMGCPVPKVLKCGAGSALLRDIALAREIMSAVVGASRIPVTVKIRLGWDAKNIVALDMARAAESAGIAAITVHGRTKVQGFSGHADWSMIKAVKESVGIPVIGNGDVRSAGDAKRMMDETGCDGVMIGRAVQGNPWIFREALQYLRTGAVPPPPTFEEREAVMQGHLVDMVNLAGENIGVREMRKHLCWYTKGIPGGAEFRERVNHLVSAGDVRHEVVRYFEGLRFVPV, via the coding sequence ATGTCGATCCGAGAAATACTGCAACAAAACCCGCTCGTGCTCGCTCCCATGGCCGGGATCACGGATTTCCCGTTCCGGATGATCTGCAAAAGACTCGGCGCAGGGCTGGTATACTCGGAGATGCTGAGCGTCGAGGCCCTGGTCAGGGAGCACAAGAGGACCAAAGGCATGCTCAAGACCGATCCGGATGAACGGCCCGTCGTGTTCCAAATATTCGGATCAAAGCCGGAATCCTTGGCCGAGGCCGCCCGGATCGTATCGCGGGGCGACGTGGACTTCATCGACATCAACATGGGCTGCCCCGTTCCGAAAGTCCTGAAATGCGGGGCCGGCTCTGCGCTGCTGCGGGACATCGCGCTCGCCCGGGAGATCATGTCCGCCGTGGTGGGTGCGTCCCGCATTCCCGTAACCGTCAAGATCCGCCTCGGCTGGGACGCGAAGAATATCGTTGCCCTTGATATGGCCCGCGCCGCCGAATCTGCCGGCATCGCGGCGATCACCGTACACGGACGGACCAAGGTGCAGGGCTTCTCGGGACATGCGGACTGGAGCATGATCAAGGCCGTGAAGGAATCCGTGGGGATCCCCGTTATCGGGAACGGTGATGTGCGCTCGGCCGGGGACGCGAAGCGCATGATGGACGAGACCGGCTGCGACGGCGTCATGATCGGACGGGCCGTCCAGGGAAATCCGTGGATATTCCGCGAGGCATTGCAGTATCTCCGGACAGGAGCAGTACCTCCGCCCCCGACGTTCGAGGAACGTGAAGCAGTGATGCAGGGTCACCTCGTCGACATGGTGAACCTGGCGGGAGAGAACATCGGCGTGCGCGAGATGCGCAAGCATCTCTGCTGGTACACAAAAGGGATTCCCGGCGGAGCTGAGTTCCGGGAGCGGGTGAACCATCTCGTATCGGCCGGCGACGTCAGGCACGAGGTCGTCCGGTATTTCGAGGGCCTGCGCTTCGTACCGGTCTGA
- the ffh gene encoding signal recognition particle protein, with protein MFDSLSGKLETVFKKLRGRGVLKEDDVKEALREVRLSLLEADVNFKVVKDFIGRVQERAVGQEVLSSLTPGQQVVKIVHEELVALLGGTQAKLFLSPNPPTVVMLVGLQGSGKTTTAGKLAKNFKKDGRRVMLVPADTRRPAAVQQLKTLAKQIGVDAYESDQTDPVIICRDAVKQAASSLYEVVILDTAGRLQIDEPLMEELRQVKAGVKPHEVLFVADAMTGQEAVNIASKFNADLGFDGVVLTKLDGDARGGAALSVRAVTGKPLKFVGLGEKLDALEPFHPDRMASRILGMGDVLSLIEKAQETVDQEEALKLAKKLKKNSFDLDDFRSQLKQVKKMGGIQSIMGMIPGLGKMRMPDSDVSEKELTKVDAIISSMTPKERADYTTINGSRRARIAKGSGTQVQDVNRLLKQFAEMRKMMKSMTSGKMGKMGRMLGGRMPL; from the coding sequence ATGTTCGACTCCTTATCCGGCAAATTAGAGACTGTTTTCAAGAAACTCCGGGGCAGGGGCGTCCTGAAAGAGGACGATGTCAAAGAGGCCCTGCGCGAAGTGCGGCTCTCGCTGCTCGAGGCCGATGTAAACTTCAAGGTCGTCAAGGACTTCATCGGCCGCGTCCAGGAACGGGCTGTCGGCCAGGAGGTCCTCTCGAGCCTGACGCCAGGCCAGCAGGTGGTCAAGATCGTCCACGAGGAGCTCGTGGCGCTGCTGGGCGGCACCCAGGCCAAGCTGTTCCTGTCGCCAAATCCGCCCACGGTAGTGATGCTGGTCGGTCTGCAGGGGTCTGGCAAGACGACGACCGCGGGAAAGCTCGCGAAGAACTTCAAGAAGGACGGCCGGCGGGTCATGCTCGTGCCGGCCGATACGAGAAGGCCGGCTGCTGTCCAGCAACTCAAGACCCTGGCAAAGCAGATAGGGGTCGACGCCTATGAATCGGACCAGACCGATCCGGTAATCATTTGCCGCGACGCCGTGAAGCAGGCTGCCTCCTCATTATATGAGGTGGTGATCCTCGACACCGCCGGGCGGCTGCAGATCGACGAGCCGCTCATGGAAGAGCTCCGGCAGGTCAAGGCTGGAGTGAAGCCGCATGAGGTCCTGTTCGTGGCTGATGCCATGACGGGGCAGGAAGCGGTGAACATCGCCTCGAAGTTCAATGCCGACCTCGGTTTTGACGGGGTGGTGCTGACCAAGCTCGACGGCGACGCGCGCGGCGGCGCGGCCCTTTCTGTCAGGGCCGTGACGGGCAAGCCGCTCAAGTTCGTGGGCCTGGGCGAGAAGCTCGATGCCCTCGAGCCCTTCCATCCCGACCGGATGGCCTCGCGTATCCTGGGCATGGGCGACGTGCTTTCGCTCATCGAGAAGGCGCAGGAGACCGTCGACCAGGAAGAGGCGCTCAAGCTTGCGAAGAAGCTCAAAAAGAACTCCTTCGACCTGGACGATTTCCGGAGCCAGCTCAAGCAGGTGAAGAAGATGGGCGGCATCCAGTCCATCATGGGCATGATCCCGGGACTCGGCAAGATGAGGATGCCCGACTCCGACGTGAGCGAGAAGGAACTGACCAAAGTCGACGCCATCATCAGCTCCATGACCCCGAAGGAGCGCGCGGACTATACCACGATCAACGGCAGCCGACGGGCGCGTATCGCGAAGGGCAGCGGCACCCAGGTGCAGGACGTGAACCGGCTCCTCAAGCAGTTCGCCGAGATGCGCAAGATGATGAAGTCTATGACGAGCGGCAAGATGGGAAAGATGGGCAGGATGCTGGGCGGCAGGATGCCGTTGTAA
- the rpsP gene encoding 30S ribosomal protein S16 — MSVKIRLKRMGTHKKPYYRLVVADSRSPRDGRFIEMVGTYDPLKKPAEIKVDQAKALGWLKKGATPSDTVKTLLSKVGVMKQFAEAAK, encoded by the coding sequence ATGTCAGTAAAGATCAGGCTCAAGAGAATGGGAACGCACAAAAAGCCCTACTACCGGCTCGTGGTCGCCGATTCCCGTTCGCCCCGCGACGGCCGCTTCATCGAAATGGTCGGTACCTACGACCCGCTCAAGAAGCCGGCGGAGATCAAGGTGGACCAGGCCAAGGCGCTCGGCTGGCTCAAGAAGGGCGCAACACCGTCCGATACGGTGAAGACCCTGCTCTCCAAAGTCGGCGTGATGAAGCAGTTCGCCGAAGCGGCGAAGTAG
- the rimM gene encoding ribosome maturation factor RimM (Essential for efficient processing of 16S rRNA), which translates to MLITIGKAVKPFGVKGEMKIEPMTDFPERFQGLQRAYLVSPAGRELACEIRSVRYAGGVPYLLFSGYETPEKAKELNGWFIKVPEAEAVALPEGSYYWFELIGMEVLSESGEKLGRIVEIFQTGSNDVYVMKQGKKETYLPATKEIIKHVDRTHKRMVIHILDGLLE; encoded by the coding sequence ATGCTCATCACCATCGGCAAGGCGGTCAAGCCCTTTGGCGTCAAAGGCGAGATGAAGATCGAGCCGATGACCGATTTCCCGGAACGCTTCCAGGGACTGCAGCGCGCGTATCTCGTGTCTCCCGCAGGCCGCGAGCTTGCCTGCGAGATCCGTTCGGTCCGTTATGCCGGCGGTGTTCCCTACCTGCTCTTCAGCGGCTATGAGACGCCCGAGAAGGCGAAAGAGCTGAATGGCTGGTTCATCAAGGTGCCCGAAGCGGAGGCGGTCGCCCTCCCCGAAGGTTCCTACTACTGGTTCGAACTGATCGGGATGGAGGTCCTCTCCGAAAGCGGCGAGAAGCTCGGCAGGATCGTCGAAATCTTTCAGACGGGCAGCAATGACGTGTATGTCATGAAGCAGGGGAAGAAGGAGACCTACCTCCCCGCGACGAAGGAAATCATCAAACACGTGGACCGGACACACAAGCGGATGGTCATCCATATCCTTGACGGCTTGCTGGAATGA
- the trmD gene encoding tRNA (guanosine(37)-N1)-methyltransferase TrmD, with translation MLNFEVLTLFPGLLSGPLNESILKRGREKGLLNVAVRNIRDYTEDKHKTADDSPYGGGAGMVLKPEPIFRAFEALKAEHPHDQYLMILLSPQGRIFDQKRAEELSGEQRRIVLLCGHYEAIDERVIDALVDEELSIGDYVLTGGEIAALAVIDAAARLLPGVLGDEESAYRDSFGEGLLDHPHYTRPAEFRGRKVPDVLLSGNHAEIDKWRRREALRATLVKRPDLLETAELTGEDREILETLKQEFKIANGKS, from the coding sequence ATATTGAACTTCGAGGTGCTCACCCTGTTCCCCGGTCTCCTTTCGGGACCGCTGAACGAGAGCATCCTGAAGCGCGGCAGGGAAAAAGGGCTCCTGAACGTCGCGGTCCGGAACATCCGCGACTATACGGAAGACAAACACAAGACCGCGGATGACAGCCCCTACGGCGGCGGCGCGGGAATGGTGCTGAAGCCCGAGCCGATCTTCAGGGCTTTCGAGGCGCTCAAGGCAGAGCATCCTCATGATCAGTACCTGATGATCCTGTTGTCACCCCAGGGGAGGATCTTCGATCAGAAGAGGGCCGAAGAGCTCTCCGGGGAACAGCGACGGATCGTCCTGCTCTGCGGCCACTACGAAGCGATCGACGAACGGGTGATCGATGCGCTGGTCGATGAAGAGCTCTCCATCGGCGATTATGTACTGACCGGCGGCGAGATTGCCGCCCTGGCCGTGATCGACGCGGCGGCGCGGCTGCTGCCCGGCGTGCTCGGCGACGAAGAGTCGGCATACCGGGATTCCTTCGGAGAAGGCCTGCTGGACCATCCCCATTACACGCGGCCTGCGGAGTTCCGAGGCAGGAAAGTGCCGGACGTGCTGCTCTCCGGGAATCACGCGGAGATCGATAAGTGGCGGCGCAGGGAGGCTCTCCGGGCCACGCTCGTGAAGAGGCCTGACCTGCTGGAGACCGCCGAACTGACCGGGGAAGACCGGGAAATACTGGAAACGCTCAAACAAGAATTTAAAATTGCAAATGGGAAATCGTAA